Within the Streptomyces vilmorinianum genome, the region GAATCGCAGGCACCGGGGGCCGTGTCGAGGCAGCGCTCGGCATTGACGAAGTCGATCCGGCCGGTGGCCTTGGCGGTCAGCATGGTGTCGGACCGCTGGCCGTACTCGATGTGGTGCAGGGTGCCGCCCCGCTCGTAGGGCGTGTCGTCGGCGGCGACCCGGTTACGGCCATAGGAGTTGGTCTCCGGCGTGTACCAGTACGACATGGCGTTGCCGTTGGTGTCGACGACGTAGTCCAGGTTCCACCGCCAGGCCTGACGGCACCAGGACGCGGCGAACGTGGCCTTGTTGCAGGGCTCGCCCGTGTTGTTGCCGAAGACCGGGACCGTCCAGGTGGACTTGGTCTCGGGCTTCCCCGAGGCCCAGCCGGGCAGATGGTTCCGGCCGAAGAAGTACTGGAGACCGTCGGTGGTGGTCACCTTCCAGTACTCGCCGTCGTCGTCGCGGTTCCCGGTGGTGGCCGCGTCCCGCAGGCGCTGGACCAGGGTGCCGTCGTCGTTGCGGATCCGCCAGGTGTCCGCGCCGGTCGGGATCAGTTCGCCGGCACGCCCGTTGAAGGAGATCGTGGCGTTGTCGTAGCCCCAGCACAGGTCACCGGGGGCATCGTCCTTGCTCCACGTTCCGTCCTCCGAGCATGCCTTGTAGCGCCGCTCGATGAATCCGGTGTTCATGTCGAAGCCGGCGCCGACCCACGAACCCTGGTTGTTGGTCGCGGAGGTCTGCCCGTCCACGCTGCCCGAGGAGTAGTCCAGAGCCAGCTTGGGCACCAGCCCGCCTGGCACGGTCGGTGGGGCGAGCGGGTACGACCAGGAGAAGTCGCCGGTCTGCAGGCTCGTCTGCCATGCCGCCGACGAGGACAGCGGCGTGGCCCCGTAGTCGCCGCCGACGGTCCCGGAATCCGAGCCGGCTGCGACGGCGGCGAGCACCATCGGGGCGCCGGCGGACTTGAGTGGCACCCCGGTCGCGGAGAGCGAGTGCCGCTCGGTGTCGTTGCCACCCGGCAGGGGTACGCCTTCGCGGCACGCGGACCGCTGGGGGGTGGTGAGTGCGCAGGCGGGCAGCGAGACCAGCCTCAGGCTCTGCCCGTAGCCGCCGCCGAAGGCCTCGCCGAACGAGGAGTAGTCGACGGTGACGTCGACGCGGCCGGTGGTGCCGGACGTTCCGGTCAGGGACAGGAGCAGGCCGTCGATGCCGGCGGCCCGGGCCTGTTCGGACGTGTGGACGCGGACGGCGGCGGTGCCGGGACCGGTCGAGCCGGCTCCGGGAGTGCGGCGCAGGCCGACCGGCAGGCCCGGGGCGGCGACGGCGTCCGGCCTCGCGGCGGAGAGCAGCGGGGCGGTGGAGCGGGACCGGCCGAGGATGGCGCCGGCGATCACGCCCTGTGCGCTCGTCGGACCGTCGAGGTGGACGGTGGCCGAGCCGGCCCGCGGGAGTTCGTCGCGCGCGGCACGCCGCGGTCCGGTCGGCAGACCGGAGCCGCGCCGGGACTCGATGCCCTGGGCGCGGCCCGCGACGGGCTTGTCCGTGTCGATCGTGCCGGGACGGTCGGTGCCGGCCGGCAGGGCTGTGGCGGGCGCCGCCTGTATGAGCGAGCCCGCCATCAAGGCGGCCGCCGCCAGGGCGACATACCGGTGGATACGGGCCGCTCGGGGCAGCCTCGTGGGTCTGGACAACCCGGTGGTTCCTTTCGTGGTGCCGTAACGGGTCCGGCCCCGGACGCCGAGGAGTGGTGCCGTCGGCGTCCGGGGCCGGGAGTGCGGAATCAGGGCCGTGCGGAAGGGGCCTGGTCGGGTGAGGGGGCGACTGAGTCAGGGCCCCGGGACGGTTCCCAGCTCCTCGCCATTGCCGAGCTTGGCGATCTGCGCGTCTCCGGCGACACCGGAGAACACCCAGACGTCGTCGATGACGCCAGGCCAGTACTCGCCGAGGACGCCGTTCTCCTTGTTCCGGCCGAACTGGAGGGACTTCGTCGCCTGGAACGTCCTGACGTTGCCCCGCCAGGAAGTGGCCGCCTCGACCTGCTCCAGCCGGCCGTTGACGTAGAGCCTGATCTCGTCGGCGAAGGCGTCGTAGACGACAGCGAGATGGTCCCAGTCGAAATCACTCTGGAAGGCGCTGTGGCCGACGACGGGTCGTGACGCGCCCGCCGCGTCCGCCGTCGGAACCTCCAGCTGGTAGCCGCCGCTGTTGGCGGGATCGGCCGGATCGGGTGCGTACCGGACGGTGAAGGCGCTGTTGTAGGCGCCTTCACCGGACAGGACGGTCACCTTCTTCTGCGGGCGGGAGGCGGTGTTCACCCAGGCGGTCGCGGTGAAGCTGTCCCGTGTGTTCACGGGCATCGAGGCGGTTGCCGCGTAGTCGTCGACACCATCGAGGACCAGGCCGCCGGCGCCGACCCAGCCGAGACCGGGAGTGACGGCCGCCTGGCCGCCGAGCACGGCGGGGCGCTTGCCCGGGCTGTCATCAGCGGCTGCCGGCGGAGTGCCCGCCGCGTCGTTGAACGTCCAGCGGCCCTTGACCTGCGGGTGCTGCTTGAACAGGTCGCCGGCCTCCTCCGGGGCGATCACCCGGTCGTACAGCCGGACGTCGTCGATCTGCCCCTTGAAGAACGAGCCGGGCTTGCCGCCGTAGGAACCGGCCCCGACCATCACCGGGCCGGTGGCGTCGATCGGCGTGGCGGTGTACGCCACCTGGGAGACCAGGGCTCCGTCGACGAACAGCCGCAGTTGCTTGGCGGTCGCGTCGTACACGCCGACCAGGTGGTGCCACTCATCGCCGGGGAAGACCTGCTCGGCCGGCGGCTTGCCGAGGTTGGCCATCGCCCGAGTGCCCTGTGCGTCGGCGGTGTCGGTGTTGTACCGGTTGAACATCCAGCGGCGGTAGTAGCCCGAGTAGTACAGCTCGAAGCCGCTCTTCTGCGTGGCCGCCTGGGTGGCGATGATCTGCGCCGCGCCGGACTCCGTCTCCGGGAGTCGAGCCCACGCTGAGACAGAGAAGCTCCGCAGCGTGTTCAGCTGCGGCCCAGTGGTGCTCGCGTACGAGGCGGCCGGAGCACTCAGGTCAAGAGCACCGCCGACCGGGCCGCGTGCGCCGAAGGTCGCGGATTCCTTGAGGGTGAGCGGGTGAACGGGGCTGGAACCCGCGATGACGGAGGATCCGGCCGCGTCGTCGAAGTGCCAGACGGCCTTGGCCGGACGCCCCGTAGTGACGGTCCGGCCCTGCGCCAGCAGCGTCACATCGGAGGTGCCGAGCGCGCGGTCGAAGACGGCGGTCTCGTCGACGGCGCCGTTGACGAGGTCCACGTATCTCCCGTTGTACTTCGCCCGGCCGATCTGGAGCGGGCCGGCCGCGTACCACGGGGTGGTGATGGGGGAGCTGCCCTGAAGGACGCCGTTGACGTACAGGCGGTACTCCTTGGCCGCACTGTCGCGGACCGCGACCAGGTGCGTCCAGACTCCGGTCTCCGGCGCGGCGGTCGAGAGCACCTGCTGGGTGGAGAACACGGCTCCCGCGCCCTCCTTGGTGGGGGCGCGCAGGGCCCAGCGCTGCGTGTACCCCTCATAGCCGAGGTAGAACCCGGCGTGGCTGGAGCCGTCGGCGCTCACCACGGTCTGGGTGCCGGTGAGCGCGTCGAGGCGGGCCCAGGTGGAGACGGTGAAGTCGCCGTCGGACGCGATGAGGTTCGGGCCGGCCTCGACGGCGGCATCGGTTCCGTTGAGCCGGACCGCTGAGCCCGCGGTGCCCGGTTCGCCGAGGACGGCTCCGCCGACGGGCGCGGCGGGCCGGGCACCGCCGGTCCCCGGGTCAGCGGTCGCGCCGGCCGCCGGGTCGAGGCTCCAGGCCGCCCTTTCGGGTTGACCGGCGGAGACCCTGAAGGTGTAGGTCCCGATGGTGCTGGCGTTGTTGTTGGCGTCCCATGCCTTGACGTAGAGGTGGTTCACACCGACGCGGGTCGGCATCAGGTCGACGGTGACCGGACCGCCGGGCGTCGCGGGCTTGCGCTCGTTGGCAGCGCTCGGCTCCGCGTTCAGGCCGAACTGGTACTTGGCCACATCCGAGGCGATGGAGTCGATGGTGAACCGACCGTACCGGCCGACCCCGTCGAGCCAGGGATCGAGCGGATTGGAGGAGTCGGGCAGAGGGTACTGCTGCGAGGTGACGGTCGGAGCCTCGGGGACCTTGGAGTCGTAGGTGAGGTAACACCCGGTCTGGTCGTCGCCCTCGTAGCTCCACGGGCCCCAGAGCCGGTTGTCAGACGTCCTCACGCTCCACGCGGCGGTCTTGTTCTGCGGGATCGTGGACGGCAGGGTGATCGTGAACGACGAGCCGGAGGCCTTGGGTCCTATCCGGCCGGAACTCCAGTGTGTCTTCCACCCGTCACCGGCGTCCCAGTCGACCTTGAACTCGGCGTAGACCTGGTCGTTGTCCGGGTCGGTGAGTACCGCGGTCGCCTTGGGGATGACGTTGACCGGCTTGGCGGCCAGGGTGCAGGCGCCTCCCGGGCTCATGGTCAGCTGGCTCTGCTTCGGTCGTTGCGGCGGGTTGTTGTACTCCACCCGCAGGAAGGCGGCCGAGGAGAACCGCTTCCACATCTGCTCGGCGTTCTCGTTCGGCGCCTTCAGACCGAAGGTGAGCGAGGTCTGCTTGTTCGCCGCGGCCCACACGACCGCGTCCTTCGCGTTGAACTCGACATCACCGTCGGGGCAGGAGGCCGTCGCGCCCTTGGCCGCCCACACCGTCGGCATCTGGTCGATCCAGAAACCGGAGGCCGTCGTGGTGTTCCAGGTCGTCGACTTGGTGAGCGGCTTGGTCCGCCAGAACTCGACCGGCTGCTTGGTGCAGTTGTAGGCGTGGGTCTCGCGGACCACGAACTCGGCGCTGTCGATGCTCTTGCCGGCGAAGCTGGTCACCGGCACTTGGTAGAGCAGGCGCTTGGCGTCGTTCGGGGCGCACTGCATGCCGGTGAAGTTCGGCGGGCAGAAGCCGAGGCCCGCATCGTACTTGCCGTCGAACTGGTAGAAGGACGAGCTCGGATACGCGCGGGAGACCATCGCCCAGCCGGTGGCTCGTGGCGACTTCCAGGTCGGGTCGATGAAGACCGGGTAGCGGGTGTCGGCCCCCTGGAGCAGGGCGGTGTCCGGGGTCAGCTCCACGGCCCCGGAACCGACGGTCGCACCGACCGGGGCGATCCGTGAACTCTCGGCCGGGCCGTCGAGCAGTTCGGGGTCCACGGGGCCGGCTTCCGCCGGCGCGGTGGAGTCGGACTCGGCGGTCCGGGCGGCGGCTGCCTTGTTCGTCGTGTCAGGGGCTGCCGAGGTGTCGAACGATTGCCTTCCGGAGTCCCACATCGTGGGGCGGCGGGCCTCGAAGGCGACGCCGCCGGCCTGGGCGTCGACCGCCTCCAGACCGCCCTCCTGCGTGCCGCGGACCGTCAGGCCCTTGC harbors:
- a CDS encoding LamG domain-containing protein translates to MATATDIVFSGGGTGPLVRMNRAGRELALDWPGSLPAPVLSGSSATYPDVLPDIDLRVSADADGFSQVLVVKNAKAAADPRLAKLRMPVSGKGLTVRGTQEGGLEAVDAQAGGVAFEARRPTMWDSGRQSFDTSAAPDTTNKAAAARTAESDSTAPAEAGPVDPELLDGPAESSRIAPVGATVGSGAVELTPDTALLQGADTRYPVFIDPTWKSPRATGWAMVSRAYPSSSFYQFDGKYDAGLGFCPPNFTGMQCAPNDAKRLLYQVPVTSFAGKSIDSAEFVVRETHAYNCTKQPVEFWRTKPLTKSTTWNTTTASGFWIDQMPTVWAAKGATASCPDGDVEFNAKDAVVWAAANKQTSLTFGLKAPNENAEQMWKRFSSAAFLRVEYNNPPQRPKQSQLTMSPGGACTLAAKPVNVIPKATAVLTDPDNDQVYAEFKVDWDAGDGWKTHWSSGRIGPKASGSSFTITLPSTIPQNKTAAWSVRTSDNRLWGPWSYEGDDQTGCYLTYDSKVPEAPTVTSQQYPLPDSSNPLDPWLDGVGRYGRFTIDSIASDVAKYQFGLNAEPSAANERKPATPGGPVTVDLMPTRVGVNHLYVKAWDANNNASTIGTYTFRVSAGQPERAAWSLDPAAGATADPGTGGARPAAPVGGAVLGEPGTAGSAVRLNGTDAAVEAGPNLIASDGDFTVSTWARLDALTGTQTVVSADGSSHAGFYLGYEGYTQRWALRAPTKEGAGAVFSTQQVLSTAAPETGVWTHLVAVRDSAAKEYRLYVNGVLQGSSPITTPWYAAGPLQIGRAKYNGRYVDLVNGAVDETAVFDRALGTSDVTLLAQGRTVTTGRPAKAVWHFDDAAGSSVIAGSSPVHPLTLKESATFGARGPVGGALDLSAPAASYASTTGPQLNTLRSFSVSAWARLPETESGAAQIIATQAATQKSGFELYYSGYYRRWMFNRYNTDTADAQGTRAMANLGKPPAEQVFPGDEWHHLVGVYDATAKQLRLFVDGALVSQVAYTATPIDATGPVMVGAGSYGGKPGSFFKGQIDDVRLYDRVIAPEEAGDLFKQHPQVKGRWTFNDAAGTPPAAADDSPGKRPAVLGGQAAVTPGLGWVGAGGLVLDGVDDYAATASMPVNTRDSFTATAWVNTASRPQKKVTVLSGEGAYNSAFTVRYAPDPADPANSGGYQLEVPTADAAGASRPVVGHSAFQSDFDWDHLAVVYDAFADEIRLYVNGRLEQVEAATSWRGNVRTFQATKSLQFGRNKENGVLGEYWPGVIDDVWVFSGVAGDAQIAKLGNGEELGTVPGP